The genome window TTTGGCACAAAGCCCAACTACAAATCATGCAGATTTCTTCTCTTATTACAGTTGTGGTCCTATTTCCTGCCCCCAGTACTGTAAATTTGCATAAGAAGTTTCGGATGCAGTGAAAACAGTAGTTTTTGAGCAGAGCGGAGCGATAACaaatgatttgcctccaacagcTCCCTTTCCCTAATCACTTTGCATAATTCTGAAAACTCTGGCTTGGCGTTTCCACAGAGTTCTCCTGATCCCCCACCGTACATGGCCGGTTACGCTGTTTCTCCAGATTTTATGGacgatattttaaaaattaatttgtttGGGTTATGGGTGCCATTGGCAAGGCtggcagttattgcccatccctagttgcccttaactGAGTGACTCATTAGGCCACTTTAGAGGACAGTtacgagtcaaccatgttggcgtgggactggagccagaccaggtaaggacggcaggcttccttccctgaagaacgtcagtgatccagttgggtttttatgacaatccgaccaatctcatggtcacttttactgatttttacttccagatttttaaaaactgaattcaaattctcaaactccaTTGTGGgatttgcccaagcttttggattactagtccagtaacataaccaactACATCATTTACACTCAAGCAGATCAGGAGAAGCCCCATGGGAATTCCATGTGTCCATTCTTAGGGAattgatgcatttcaggggaagctcgataagtacatgagggagaaaggaatagaaggtcatgctgatagggtgagaggaagaggagtgggaggaggctcgtgtggagcccaaacaccagcacagaccagtgtacattctatgtaattcgatgaaTGAGTGATGTTATTACAAACCCGTTTTCAAGCAGCGTCAAGCAGATGACTTCCCTTACTCCTCGATTGTTGATCTTGTCCACGGTGAGGCTCTGAAGGTTCCAACTGCCAATACGGACGACCTGCCTTCCATCAAACATCCCGGTGAATGCTTCAGCCGCAGGCCGAACTGAAGAGGCCCGATCCCGGACCCCGGGCTTCAGGCTGAGGTTCTGTAGGCTGTAGAAGGAGAAGATTGGATTGGGCTGGTCTCCTAACCGAACGCACGAACGGGAGGAGATGGGTTTCGGGTGGGTGACAGTGAGTTTGGATCTGATGGGACTCAACAACAACATGTCCATCCCGGTCACCTGAAGTAAATCGTCAATGTGCTTGAAAGGCCCGTACGCGGTACGGTGATGAACGATACGATGGGCGAGTTCCTCTGTCATTCCCTGTAAGGCCATGAGCTGTTTTTCTGAGGCGATGTTTATGTTCAGTTTGGTGGAAGACAGCAGGTCAAAACTCGACAGGTCTTCCATGGACTGGGAGGACTCCCTGCTGCTCACGCAGATCTCTGGCCTGATCTGTTGCAGCTTCGCGGCGCCCACTCCCGTCACCAAAGCCACGTCCTCGATTTTCCGGAACCCCCCGATCTTGTGGCGGTAAAGCACCATGTTGTGTGCCAGAGTCCGGTTGATCCCCTGCAGCGTCATCAGCTGCTCCTCGGCGGCCGTGTTGACGTTGACCCGGCTGCAGGCCACCCAGGTGTCGGCAAAGTTGCACGTGGCGCTGAGGTGTGGCCCTCTCTGCCGCTTTCTGGCCTTCGGGAGTTGGAGTCCCGGGTCACTCTGTGGCCGATGGCAGCTCAAGGGGTAGCCCATTTTACTTTGCCTTTCTGCCTGAGGAATCAAATACACTGTCGTTAgggcctcatagaatcatagaatgatacagcacagaaggaggccattcggcccatcgtgcctgtgccggctctttgaaagatctgtcaATTTAATTGACCAATGCAGGGCAGAACACTCACCAATCAGTCAGCCTTAATCTCATTAGAGCACTTGTTCTATTTTAGGCCGGGGACTAAGGCGGAGAAAAAGGCTTAGCAATGAATCTGTATACAGATCATAAACATTCTGCCTCCTACTGAGATCAGTGATATGGAGAGGATGCATAGGAAAAATCCCCACCTCAGTGTCACTAGGTAGATAAGGATAGGGAAGGCAATTGATCCCATCCTAgcttatccatccagaaagatcccaaAGGCTCTCTTCCATCTAATTACTTCttcaatgattccagggttttttgcCTACACTATCCTACCTGGAAGCCCATTCCAAGTACTGACCACTCTTTAGGATACATTCATTGATACCAAAACAGGGAATAAGAGCTCGAAGGGAGCGTGGGTCTGAGGTAGGGCTACAGCACGGCAGTTCCCACCCACTCTTCGAGTGAACTTACTCTTGATTGTGAACTCCTTGATATTGGTCCtaaatttgtctttaccaagttTTAATCTTCACCCTTTGTCCTGCTGTCACCCAGTATATCCACTACTTTGCAGCAGATGATCACAGGTCTTCCACCAAGGGCCCCATAGCCATTATTCAAGAGCAATAAGAAGGAAATGTCTAGTTGTTTAGGAGTAAGCACACATTATTCCATCTAGGAACCCGACACTAAATCGTCACCTTCAAAGTATGCGGACATCAGAAGGTACAGAGTGAGTAGGGGACAttgattcagcccatcaagcccacccCTCCCAACACAATCACGGACATTTTATACAACCATAGACTTGCCCTGATTTATTCCATTTCTGTGGTGGGACGAGAGGGTGAGTAACAGCAGGAAAACCTTCAAAGAAAAAGTTGTGGTTTCTTTTTGACCCTTTAAAGCACTTGTAAGATCAAAAGATCGGCTCAGGAGGggaaggcctttcagcccatttcAGCAACTAGTTGTTTGATAAATGAGTTCAGAGTTCTGACCTCAACAACCCTTCCTGGGAACTCGTTGAAAGAAAATTATCTGTGTCAGTCTGTATTATTTAGCTCACACCACTTTGATCGAATGGTGGTCACTTCCATGATCTTCACTGCAATGGAAGCACATTGATTTCCAAACTGGGATTCAATGACCCCAGGTAGTCCTTGAGGGAGAGTTTGTTGGGGGTGAGGGTCTGTGAGGGGTtgcccgtgggggggggggggtccgtgaGGGGGGAGTCTGTGAGAGGGGAGGGTCTGTGAGGGGTTGTCCGTGAGAGGGagtctgtgagggggggggggtctgtgagggGTTGTCCGGGAGGGGTTGTCCGTGAGGGGCTgtccgccgggggggggggggatccgtGAGGGGGagtctgtgaggggggagggtctGTGAGGGGTTGTCCGGGAGGGGTTGTCCGTGAGCGGTTGTCCGCGGAGGGGGGTGTCCCTGAAGGGGGGGTCTGTGAGGGGCCCCCAGGATGTGGTGCAGTCAGCAGCTTCCTGTCCATGTGGGTCAGGGATAGCATGTGATGTGAGAACACTGTGCTTAGAATTCCATATTGTATATCTTTCTGTATTTGTTTGCAACTTGCACACTCTGGGGTTGATTTTCAATTTGCCACCGGGGAATAAAATTGGAATTGTTGATCGGCCTCCCGTTATTAAAACCGTctggttttcatttccattgatttccagATAAGATAGTGGAATAAACCATGGcggaggagggatgggggagccggggagggggtggtggaggggtggtCCAAGCTGGTGGTAAACAgagactaacaattgatgttaaGTGCAAAAAAGAGAGCAGAACATGGACTAACAAAGCAACAGTAAAGAAGAAAGGCCTTTACTTACAATTAGAGACTGGAACCTCACCACAATAAACTCTGTACTTGCAGCTCTCCTGTTACGTTCCCCGTCCCCCACTCCCAGCTGAATGACTTGCaggtatttttttatttgttcatgggatgtgggcgtcgctggcaaggccagcatttattgcccatccctaattgcccttgagaaggtggtggtgagctgccttcttgaaccgctgcagtccgtgtggtgacggttctcccacaatgctgttaggaagggagttccaggattttgacccagcgacgatgaaggaacggcgatatatttccaagtcgggtgtgtgacttggaggggaacgtgcaggtggtgttgttcccatgtgactgctgcccttgtccttctaggtggtagaggttgcaggttttggaggtgctgtcaaagaagccttggcgagttgctgcagtgcatcctgtggatggtacacactgcagccacggtgcgccggtggtgaagggagtgaatgtttccggtggtggatggggtgccaatcaagtgggctgctttgtcctggatggtgtcgagcttcttgagtgttgttggagctgcactcatccagtcaagtggagagtattccatcacactcctgacttgtgcgttgtagatggtggaaaggctttggggagtcaggagatgagtcactcgccgcaaaatacccagcctctgacctgctcttgtagccacagtatttatagggctggtccagttaagtttctgatcaatggtgacccccaggatattgatggtgggggattcgacaatggcaatgccattgaatgtcaaggggaggtggttaaacctCGATAAGCCAAACCCTTGACAACAGGTGTTTTGCGGGAGTGCAGCCTGCCTCAGATGTGCGGTTTTCCTTCTGTTCACTGTGCTCCCACATTCAGAGCCAGATTCACAATTCTTGGGCCCCTTGGTTTGTCCACACTCCCTCGCACAACCACACCCCCTCGCAACCACACCCCCTCGCACAACTACAGTCCCCCTCGCACAACCACCCCCCAACCACCCCCTCGCACAACCACACCCTCCTCGCACAACCACACTCCCCCTCGCACAACCACACTCCCCCTCGCACAACCACACCCCCCTCGCACAACCACACTCCCCCTCGCACAACCACACTCCCCCTCGCACAACCACCCCCTCCACACCGTGATCTATTAAAACACAAACGTGTAGTAAGAAAGAGGCATgtagaatgtttacacactgcattaataataatattttgatccagcgattGTATGTAGTTTTTTCATCGACCCGAGTGTTAATCGGCACTTCCAATATTGACCCTAAGTTCAGGGAACAGATTGCATCAAGAGCCGTGAAATGTGGGCCGACAAATCTGCAGTTAGGTTAAGGCCGCCCGTTCCTGCAATAGATCCTTTTCTGCTTAATTAAAAAAATTGCTGTTCTTTTCAGAGGGTGACGTCAGTGCACTGCGCTCTCCCTGCCCCATATTCAGTGGAGCACTGGTCTCTGTAGCTGCCTTTATACTGAGGTTAGACCCCCAATCGTGGTGTCGGCTACTTATGCGTGGGCTCGGCATTGGCAGCTGTAACCCAAAAGTAAACTAGGCGGCTGAGGcgaaaccctggaactccctcccactcATCATGGCAGGAACATTATCACCACACGGAGAAAGCCCACTCTCACCACCtcatgggcaactagggatgtacaataaatgtggccttgccagcgatgcccacatcccgaaaacaaatttttaaaaattcgctaAGGCCGGCCACCTGGAAGGTCCAATAAAAACCACTACCAAACCCAGGCCAGTTCTTTTCCGGGCTGTAGCCGGCTGTGCTCGAGCTCTGTGTTGGGGGCTGTCACTCTCACAGAGATTAGCATGACAGAAGAGCAGCTTGTAATGCTGATGGTTCTCTGTGTAATGCATATACCCAATTGCTTGACATCAGGGGACCGGTtcctttgaaagaaagaactcgcatttatatagcgcctttcaggatctcaggacgtcccaaagcactttacagccaattaagttttttgaagtgtagtcactgttgcaatgtaggaaatgcaacagccaatttgtgcacaacaaggtcccacaaacagcaatgaaataaatgaccagataatctgttttaggtgttggttgagtgataaacatTGAACAGGGCACAGGGAGAtcacccctgctcgtcttcaaatagtgccatgggatcttttgcatccatctgagaggttagacggggccttagtttaacgtctcatccaaaagacaatgcAGCATTCATTACTACACTGGAGGGTCAACCTACTAAACTCttaggagtggggtttgaacccacaacctagcgttactactgagccacagctgatattgTTTGCTCTGTAGGAGCAGGTGAtgtttaaaatgtatttgcaCATTAGTAAATGAACTCTAGAGGCCCCTATGATAGCagtaagcacattgtagcaattacactccagGGTCTCCTCATATATGGTTTGTTATACCTAAAATGAATGTTCAAGAGTCTGAAGTAAAAGCAGCCATTACATTACCACACCAACTTGAGTGTCTATTGGACATAACAGTGTTAACTTAGGTTAACAGATTCTTTGCACCTAAGGTTCCCTTCCGCTGTGGCTGTGAGGAAGCAATGCCaaagcccccccccaccgccacctcGCTCTGCCATTTTTCCTATTTGAAATCCCCTGCCTGACTCCTGCAGGTTGGTTGGACCTTTGGAGGAGTTGGTTCAAAGGACAGATCCAGAGAGCCACGACAGTGGGTACCGATCACTGGTCAAACAAGGTAGATCGGGCCGTTTACACTGGGGAGTGTGGTCGACTGCACAAAGCTCGCACTCCAGCAGCCAGGAGCACCCATGGTGATACGAAAGCAAGAACGCAGCAACGGGGTGAAAGGCAGGCATCTGCCTTCGGGTCCAGTCGTTTTACCAATAGACAGGGAGACAGTCCCCTGTGTTTGCACTCTGTTAAACAGTCAGGTCTCCACAATACAAACAGGGCCCAGCTTTGCAGAGATGTGCCCCCGACCGAGCATGTCAAaggggaagagcagagagagcagtTGATGTCCTGATACTGCAGCAATTGTTTATGTGAGTGTATTAAAACTTCCATGGTGACATGGTTATGTAACACCTTTCATCCCGAGTGAAGCTGGCTGCCTGATCCTGgtaacagaaaaggctggaaacactcagcaagccaAGCAGCATCCTTGGAGAAACAAAAGTCAAGTCAGTCGAAGTTTCAGGCCTGAAGACCCTTCCTCAGCACTGGAACTTTGCTGGATCCTGGTTCCTGTCGTGTTCTGCATGTCATGGGAGTGTCATTGTGTCAGGCTGTAATacatggacaggaaggacctatttcccttagcagagaggtcaataaccaggggccatagatttaatgtgattggtggaaggtttagaggggagctgaggaaaaattttttcacccagatagtggtgggggtctggaactcactgcctgaaagggtggtagaggcagaaacccacaactcatttaaaaagaacttggatgtgcacctgaagtgccgtaacctacagggatacagaccaagtgctggaaagtgggattaggctgggtggctcattttcggccggtacagatccaatgggccgaatggcctccttctgtgctgtaagttttctatgattctctgattctacttCTGCTGAGCACCTTGATTAGCTTTTCAAGAATGAGCCCAACTTTGCCTCAGGTAAAAGGGAGCAACATTCATTCACACCCTTTCCTGTACGATTCAGAAAAACAGCACCAGTCACCTCTGCCAGTGCCATGTCAGAAGGCTGGGACTTGGCCAGTTTTAACTGAGTGAAACACGGGCTCTGACTGAGCTGTAAACCCCCTGCTTGCAGCCGGGTTTGGATTTCTCTTTTGAATTAACATCAGTATCTTCTTTTTTTAAAGGCAGATTTCTATATTCTTCAACAAACTCGAAAATGCACCTGATGGCTCCCAAGTTCCAAAGGCTCGGATCTGGTGTTGAGTACATTTTAGGGAAGGTGAGTGGTAgtttgggggtgggagagggCAGTCAGCAAGGGGGTCTGGGTGAACAGGGTCCAGAAGTTTGAACTGAAGTGGAGCCCCCTGAAAAACTCGAAGAAAAATGAAAAGCTTGCGGTAGAAACAAACTGTTTCTCTGCCGTTTAAACTTAACTGCGCAAGGGTACTCTATAAAGTTTATCTGAAGTCAACAAGTGCTAAAGTTACCTGATCGGTGTTGGTAAAAGCTGCAGTTTCCAGGCTCCCTAAGCACAATGATCGAGTTGCAACCACTTGTAGGAAGGATCTGACGCGCTCACACActggcacacactgacacacttacacacacacactcagttccGAGGCTGACCGACCAGAGATCAAGGCTGAATCACGCATTGGATATCTCTGTTTGTTTGGGatagtctcacacacactctgctcTTCAGGGAGGTCTCCCCTGGGGCCTATTGGCATCTGAGAGAAGGCGTGGCCTCGCAACCAACAATTTGACGTTTAATATTTTGAGGGCCGCCCCTTAAAGCCACAGTTCTCTTAAATCTCTCAGGTTGCATTTTGCGATCAGATCAGAATTGAAATTCAGTTTCCAATTTCTAATCGAATGAAGTGTTGAACCAGTTTAATTGCTAAGTGTTTAAATCTCCCCAGGCACTGTGGCGGCTTAAGGGCTGATTCAGACCttgtctggagtactgtgttcagttttcgggtgcctcaggatggatatattagccttggagggaatgcagtgcagattcaccagaatgatactgggacttcaagggttaaatcatAAGGCCAGGTTGCATTtaattgtattcccttgagtttagaaggttaaggtgtgatctaatagaggtctttgaaatgataaagggattcaatagggtaga of Heptranchias perlo isolate sHepPer1 chromosome 16, sHepPer1.hap1, whole genome shotgun sequence contains these proteins:
- the LOC137333254 gene encoding endonuclease/exonuclease/phosphatase family domain-containing protein 1-like; amino-acid sequence: MGYPLSCHRPQSDPGLQLPKARKRQRGPHLSATCNFADTWVACSRVNVNTAAEEQLMTLQGINRTLAHNMVLYRHKIGGFRKIEDVALVTGVGAAKLQQIRPEICVSSRESSQSMEDLSSFDLLSSTKLNINIASEKQLMALQGMTEELAHRIVHHRTAYGPFKHIDDLLQVTGMDMLLLSPIRSKLTVTHPKPISSRSCVRLGDQPNPIFSFYSLQNLSLKPGVRDRASSVRPAAEAFTGMFDGRQVVRIGSWNLQSLTVDKINNRGVREVICLTLLENGIKLLAMQEVLDEDALDEICLELEKPTIAAIKEWKGERGNWKYVVLDNPPGQEKQEVERVAFLWDSSSGLELDRAVSLEKLLEQDNGHQPYSQPLLGRFKMGALPLNLINVHLKAKQDPGVVSGVPHKPMEIDVLRPHLADQKQLIILGHFGLQPDAIEFNILRENHFQHCVPSNTFTNISSRNENGEVSQDNIWWNQQARVAYTGRWGVIREGLSSPWIPDGWKWGGIVSQHCPVWIEFFVD